From Pseudomonas sp. B21-028, one genomic window encodes:
- the dusB gene encoding tRNA dihydrouridine synthase DusB: MSAVRIGPYTLQNGLVLAPMAGVTDQPFRQLCKRLGAGLVVSEMVTSDMSLWNTRKSRLRMIHEGDPEPRSVQIAGGDAQMLAEAARANVALGAQIIDINMGCPAKKVCNKAAGSALLKDEALVTEILRAVVAAVDVPVTLKIRTGWDRENKNGLTVAKIAEQAGITALAVHGRTRADLYTGEAEYDTIAAIKQAVSIPVFANGDVDSPEKARYVLDATGADGLLIGRAAQGRPWIFREIEHFLRTGEKLAAPQMSEVERILLEHLAALHAFYGEVMGVRIARKHVGWYLATLPGAREFRARFNRLDGTQAQCADVQAFFAERYKSLTGDEGVAA; this comes from the coding sequence ATGTCGGCGGTACGCATCGGCCCATATACACTGCAGAACGGTCTGGTTCTCGCCCCCATGGCGGGCGTCACCGATCAGCCCTTTCGTCAGTTGTGCAAACGGCTGGGCGCGGGTCTTGTGGTTTCGGAAATGGTCACCAGCGACATGAGCCTGTGGAACACCCGCAAGTCACGTCTGCGCATGATCCACGAAGGCGATCCCGAGCCCCGCTCGGTGCAGATCGCCGGTGGCGATGCACAGATGCTGGCGGAGGCGGCCCGGGCCAATGTGGCGCTGGGGGCACAGATCATCGACATCAACATGGGCTGCCCGGCGAAGAAGGTCTGCAACAAGGCTGCCGGCTCGGCACTGTTGAAAGATGAGGCCCTGGTTACCGAGATCCTGCGGGCGGTCGTCGCCGCAGTCGATGTGCCAGTGACCCTGAAGATCCGCACCGGGTGGGACCGGGAAAACAAGAATGGCCTGACGGTGGCGAAGATCGCCGAACAGGCGGGAATCACGGCGTTGGCGGTCCATGGCCGCACCCGTGCCGACCTGTACACCGGCGAGGCCGAGTACGACACCATCGCCGCGATCAAGCAGGCGGTGTCGATACCGGTGTTTGCCAATGGCGACGTCGACTCGCCAGAGAAGGCCCGGTACGTGCTGGACGCGACCGGTGCCGACGGCCTGTTGATCGGCCGGGCTGCCCAGGGGCGGCCCTGGATTTTCCGTGAGATCGAACACTTCCTGCGCACTGGCGAAAAGCTGGCGGCGCCGCAAATGTCCGAGGTGGAACGAATTCTGCTGGAGCATCTGGCCGCGCTGCATGCCTTCTACGGAGAAGTCATGGGCGTGCGCATCGCGCGCAAGCATGTGGGCTGGTATCTCGCAACCCTGCCGGGCGCCAGGGAGTTTCGCGCCCGCTTCAATCGTTTGGATGGTACGCAAGCACAATGCGCCGACGTTCAGGCCTTCTTCGCTGAACGTTACAAGAGCCTGACAGGGGACGAAGGGGTGGCCGCATGA
- a CDS encoding DUF3426 domain-containing protein, translating to MTDSFVTQCPHCHTSFRVSHAQLSVARGVVRCGSCLQVFNAARQLLEQRTTREPAPTVAAPLRPAAVETPPRAISQKQWTAAELDLDDLDKELARLERRDKRAPDSFGRRREDNLSAQRDHLSDEQEPWSDSLYSESPAERAEAVTQVPIEPFAPHEPVRPPRTEPSLSLPLTLEPLEPDDEPGAPLHLAPDDEPDERLERLSATDDIDEEPALPRKKRQRQEPGIRAEVLQDLDDDPLQLDWRKRRSPWGRRLLWSLLILLAAAALAGQYIAYHFEELARQDQYRPWFLQICPTIGCDVPSKVDIAKIKSSNLVVRSHPDFSGALVVDAIIYNRAPFSQPFPLLELRFADLNGHLIASRRFKPGEYLGGDLEGLGEMPPQTPIHIALDILDPGPKAVNYSLSFHSPE from the coding sequence ATGACTGACAGTTTCGTCACCCAGTGCCCGCATTGCCACACCAGTTTTCGCGTCAGCCATGCTCAATTGAGCGTGGCTCGCGGAGTGGTTCGCTGCGGCTCGTGCCTGCAAGTCTTCAATGCCGCGCGGCAATTGCTGGAACAACGGACCACCAGGGAGCCCGCTCCCACCGTCGCCGCGCCCCTGCGGCCCGCTGCCGTCGAAACACCGCCCAGGGCGATCAGCCAGAAACAGTGGACCGCCGCCGAGCTGGACCTGGATGACCTGGACAAGGAACTGGCTCGCCTGGAACGGCGTGACAAACGGGCGCCGGACTCCTTCGGCCGACGCCGCGAAGATAACCTGAGCGCACAGCGGGACCACCTTTCCGACGAGCAGGAGCCCTGGTCCGACAGCCTGTACAGCGAATCTCCCGCCGAACGCGCGGAAGCAGTGACCCAGGTCCCTATCGAACCGTTCGCCCCCCATGAGCCCGTCCGGCCACCACGCACCGAGCCGTCGCTGTCCCTGCCTCTGACGCTGGAACCACTGGAGCCGGACGATGAACCTGGCGCACCGCTGCACCTGGCGCCGGACGATGAACCCGACGAACGCCTCGAGCGCCTGTCCGCTACCGACGATATTGACGAAGAACCGGCCCTGCCGCGCAAGAAACGCCAACGCCAGGAACCCGGAATACGTGCCGAAGTCCTTCAGGACCTTGACGACGATCCGTTGCAACTGGACTGGCGCAAACGCCGCTCGCCCTGGGGGCGACGCCTGCTGTGGAGCCTGCTGATCCTGCTGGCCGCCGCCGCGCTGGCCGGCCAGTACATCGCCTACCACTTCGAGGAATTGGCCCGCCAGGACCAGTATCGTCCGTGGTTCCTGCAGATATGTCCGACCATCGGCTGCGACGTGCCGTCCAAAGTCGACATCGCCAAGATCAAGAGCAGCAACCTGGTGGTACGCAGTCATCCAGACTTCAGCGGCGCCCTGGTGGTGGACGCGATCATCTACAATCGTGCGCCCTTCTCCCAGCCTTTTCCGCTGCTGGAGCTGCGTTTCGCCGACCTTAACGGGCACTTGATCGCCAGCCGTCGCTTCAAGCCTGGAGAGTACCTGGGTGGCGATCTCGAGGGCCTGGGGGAAATGCCACCCCAGACCCCCATCCACATCGCCCTGGACATCCTCGACCCAGGCCCCAAGGCGGTGAACTACAGCCTGAGCTTCCACTCGCCCGAGTGA